The following proteins come from a genomic window of Winogradskyella sp. PC-19:
- a CDS encoding phosphoribosylaminoimidazolesuccinocarboxamide synthase, producing MSNTIIDTNFNFPNQKSVYKGKVREVYNIDDNQLVMVATDRLSAFDVVMPKGIPYKGQILNQIATQMMAATEDLVPNWLFGTPDPNVAVGHLCEPFKVEMVIRGYMSGHAAREYKLGKRMLCGVAMPDGMKENDKFPEPIITPATKAEMGDHDEDISREDILKGGIVSEEDYVVLEDYTRKLFQRGTEIAAKRGLILVDTKYEFGKTKDGKIVLIDEIHTPDSSRYFYADGYEDRQSRGEAQKQLSKEFVRQWLISNNFQGLEGQTVPYMSDEYIETVSERYIELYENITGQTFIKADVSNIQKRIENNVNTYLETSGN from the coding sequence ATGAGCAATACAATAATAGACACTAACTTTAACTTTCCAAATCAGAAAAGTGTTTACAAGGGCAAAGTAAGAGAAGTATATAACATAGATGATAATCAATTGGTAATGGTTGCGACTGATAGGCTTTCGGCTTTTGATGTAGTTATGCCAAAAGGGATTCCTTACAAAGGACAAATCTTAAACCAGATAGCAACTCAAATGATGGCTGCAACTGAGGATTTGGTACCAAATTGGTTATTTGGAACTCCTGATCCAAATGTTGCAGTAGGTCATTTATGCGAACCATTTAAGGTAGAAATGGTTATTCGTGGTTATATGTCCGGACATGCAGCTCGTGAATATAAATTAGGTAAGCGAATGCTTTGTGGCGTAGCAATGCCAGATGGTATGAAAGAGAATGATAAGTTTCCAGAACCTATTATTACACCAGCTACAAAAGCAGAAATGGGTGATCATGACGAAGATATTTCGCGAGAAGATATTTTGAAAGGTGGTATTGTATCAGAAGAAGATTATGTTGTTTTAGAAGATTATACTAGAAAATTATTTCAACGCGGTACAGAAATAGCTGCAAAAAGAGGATTGATTTTAGTTGATACTAAATATGAATTTGGAAAAACTAAAGATGGAAAAATTGTATTAATTGATGAAATACATACGCCAGATTCATCACGCTATTTTTATGCTGATGGTTATGAAGACCGTCAAAGTAGAGGCGAAGCTCAAAAGCAACTGTCTAAAGAGTTTGTACGCCAATGGTTAATTTCTAATAATTTCCAAGGTCTAGAAGGTCAAACTGTTCCGTACATGTCAGATGAATATATTGAAACGGTTAGTGAACGTTACATAGAGCTTTACGAAAATATTACTGGACAAACTTTTATAAAAGCAGATGTCTCTAATATTCAAAAACGTATAGAAAATAACGTTAATACTTATTTAGAGACATCTGGTAATTAA
- a CDS encoding sodium-dependent bicarbonate transport family permease yields MDLNLLFDNLTNPALLFFFLGIIAVQVKSDLALPENSSKFISLYLLLSIGFKGGHELAHSEVNTEIVLSLLLGIFLAIIVPLYTYFILRRKFNVVNSGAIAATYGSISAVTFVTAVAFLEIAQIPFSGHMVAIMALMEAPSIIVGVLLISIYDKSNKTDISISKLVKHSFTNGSVLLILGSLVIGMLTTDAQAEGIKPFTTDIFKGFLMVFLLDMGITSGKKLGAFIKKGWFAFLFAIIIPIINGVLVAIVSGWITDSVGNRLLFSILAASASYIAVPAAMRLAAPKANPSLYLPMALAITFTFNITLGMPLYLGVINYFT; encoded by the coding sequence ATGGATTTAAATTTACTATTTGATAACCTAACTAATCCTGCGCTTTTATTTTTCTTTTTAGGAATTATAGCAGTACAAGTAAAGAGTGATCTAGCTTTACCAGAAAACTCTTCGAAATTTATTTCGTTATACCTTTTATTATCAATCGGTTTTAAAGGTGGTCACGAATTAGCACACAGTGAAGTTAATACAGAAATTGTATTGTCGCTTTTACTAGGTATTTTTCTTGCCATAATAGTTCCGCTGTACACCTATTTTATACTAAGACGAAAATTTAATGTCGTTAATTCTGGTGCAATAGCAGCAACGTATGGCTCAATTAGTGCTGTAACCTTTGTGACAGCAGTAGCGTTTTTAGAAATTGCACAAATACCATTTAGTGGTCATATGGTTGCAATTATGGCACTTATGGAAGCACCATCAATCATTGTAGGCGTACTTCTTATTTCAATTTATGATAAGTCGAATAAAACTGATATTTCTATTTCTAAATTGGTGAAACATTCTTTTACAAACGGAAGTGTACTTTTAATTTTAGGAAGTCTTGTTATAGGAATGCTTACTACTGATGCTCAGGCTGAAGGTATAAAACCATTTACAACAGATATTTTTAAAGGATTCTTAATGGTTTTCTTACTAGATATGGGAATTACGAGTGGAAAAAAATTAGGAGCATTTATAAAAAAGGGTTGGTTTGCATTTCTCTTTGCTATAATAATTCCAATAATAAATGGTGTCTTAGTTGCTATAGTAAGTGGATGGATTACAGATAGTGTTGGAAACCGCTTATTATTTTCTATACTAGCAGCAAGTGCATCTTATATTGCCGTACCTGCAGCTATGCGATTAGCAGCACCAAAAGCAAACCCAAGTTTATACTTACCAATGGCATTAGCTATTACATTCACTTTTAACATAACACTAGGTATGCCTTTATATCTTGGTGTAATAAACTACTTTACATAA
- a CDS encoding LysR family transcriptional regulator gives MNYTLHQLQIFLKVAELKSITRASEELFLSQPAVSMQLKKFQEQFSIPLTEVIGRQLYVTEFGEEIAEASERILNEVEAINYKTLSRQGQLAGKLKIAIVSTAKYAMPYFLTDFMTEHSGVDLVMDVTNKAEVIKSLENNEVDFAMVSVLPDHLNLNKIELMQNKLFLVGGPTVETDNNKVTKRIFEKYPIIYREQGSATRAAMENFLTNLNVPNKKKIELKSNEALKQALIAGLGVSIMPLIGLKNELKDEELHIIPYKNLPIKTNWNLIWLKSKKLSPVANAYLEFVNKEKTRIISNTFNWYEDYN, from the coding sequence ATGAATTATACTTTGCACCAACTACAAATATTCTTGAAAGTCGCAGAACTAAAGAGTATAACAAGAGCATCGGAAGAGTTGTTTTTAAGTCAACCAGCAGTTTCAATGCAGTTAAAAAAATTTCAAGAGCAGTTTTCAATTCCATTGACAGAGGTTATTGGAAGACAATTATATGTTACAGAGTTCGGAGAGGAAATAGCTGAAGCATCAGAAAGAATACTTAATGAAGTAGAAGCTATAAATTATAAAACCTTATCTCGTCAAGGACAATTAGCTGGTAAGTTAAAGATTGCAATTGTATCTACCGCCAAATATGCTATGCCATATTTCTTAACGGATTTTATGACCGAACATTCTGGTGTAGATTTAGTAATGGATGTTACTAATAAAGCAGAAGTCATTAAAAGTTTAGAAAACAACGAAGTAGATTTTGCTATGGTTTCGGTACTTCCAGATCACTTAAATCTTAATAAAATTGAGTTAATGCAAAACAAACTCTTTTTGGTTGGTGGTCCTACAGTAGAAACAGATAATAATAAAGTCACTAAAAGAATATTTGAAAAATATCCTATTATTTATAGAGAGCAAGGTTCGGCAACACGTGCAGCAATGGAAAATTTTCTCACAAACTTAAATGTTCCTAATAAAAAGAAGATTGAATTAAAATCTAACGAGGCTTTAAAACAAGCCTTAATTGCTGGTTTAGGAGTTTCTATTATGCCTTTAATTGGACTTAAAAATGAATTAAAAGATGAAGAGCTTCATATCATACCCTATAAAAATTTACCAATAAAGACCAACTGGAATCTCATTTGGTTGAAGTCAAAAAAACTATCACCAGTCGCCAATGCATATCTAGAGTTTGTAAACAAAGAAAAGACTAGGATTATAAGTAACACCTTTAACTGGTACGAAGATTATAATTAA
- a CDS encoding alpha/beta hydrolase, whose protein sequence is MTYRIIALLLVFGLQNSFSQTEYLDSLYTVNKTTHTYHKFNKRDSLQLDFYRPQGIKKDLPLLLYIHGGGFSGGERDDANTQQFANAMAAKGYAVASISYRLIMKKKGFGCDTKTKDKIKAFDTAADDISYAIKHIIKNKSTFSVDEDKVVISGTSAGAEAVLHLAYVYENKILPKRFKLAGVIGMAGAITTLDQIDVDKAIPTQLFHGTNDNLVPYHIAAHHYCSPGAKGYMILHGSRAIADRLKGLGKSYFLFSVNGGTHSWSGIPMYRCIMEVTDFLYNDVLNNAKRQTERTIGF, encoded by the coding sequence ATGACATATAGAATTATTGCTTTACTCCTTGTTTTTGGTTTACAGAACTCTTTTTCACAAACTGAGTATTTAGATTCGCTTTACACAGTTAATAAAACCACACATACCTATCATAAATTTAACAAAAGAGATAGTTTACAGTTAGACTTTTACAGACCGCAAGGTATCAAAAAAGACCTACCACTACTACTCTACATTCATGGTGGTGGATTTTCTGGTGGTGAGCGTGATGACGCAAATACTCAGCAATTTGCAAATGCTATGGCAGCAAAAGGATATGCTGTAGCGTCGATTTCGTATCGCTTAATCATGAAGAAAAAAGGTTTTGGTTGCGATACAAAAACTAAGGATAAAATTAAAGCATTTGATACTGCCGCAGATGACATCAGTTATGCGATAAAACATATTATCAAAAACAAATCAACCTTTAGTGTAGATGAAGACAAAGTGGTCATATCTGGTACAAGTGCTGGTGCAGAAGCTGTTTTGCATTTGGCGTATGTGTATGAAAACAAAATATTACCAAAGCGATTTAAATTAGCCGGTGTCATTGGCATGGCTGGTGCTATTACAACTTTAGATCAAATAGATGTAGATAAAGCCATACCAACGCAGTTATTTCATGGTACAAACGATAATCTCGTACCTTACCATATAGCAGCGCACCACTATTGTAGTCCAGGTGCAAAAGGGTATATGATTTTACATGGTTCTAGAGCTATCGCCGACCGATTAAAAGGTTTGGGTAAATCGTACTTTCTATTCTCTGTAAATGGTGGTACACATAGTTGGTCTGGTATTCCAATGTATAGATGCATTATGGAAGTGACTGATTTTTTGTATAACGATGTATTGAATAACGCTAAACGCCAAACAGAGCGTACTATTGGCTTTTAA
- a CDS encoding heparan-alpha-glucosaminide N-acetyltransferase domain-containing protein yields the protein MTPTKRLYFIDAVRAFAILMMLQGHFIDSLLAAEHRDMSHVAFRVWSYFRGITAPTFFTISGLIFTYLLLKAKEKGTEKQRMRKGLNRGVMLIGIGYLLRMPFLSWLTGYFDTYFLVVDVLQIIGLSLISIVGLYYICFKNARLFSVVTLILGFTIFVCEPLYRGLTLESIPLILANYASKANGSVFTIIPWFGYMSFGACIATAFHRHLEKPNFKPVTLSVFFILGYFLIEWSSHALFYLKKWTDIQLFLDSANYNYLFSRLGNVFIYFAIFYGLERYLKPPLLLKIGQKTLSIYVIHFIIIYGSFTGFGLSQLIGKNLSPWQAVFGAALFLIVVCFISFYYVRTNAYIYGKLRQLFYKLKGKPKA from the coding sequence TTGACGCCAACCAAACGCCTATATTTTATTGATGCTGTTCGTGCATTTGCCATCTTAATGATGTTGCAAGGGCACTTTATTGACAGTTTGTTAGCGGCTGAACATCGCGATATGTCTCATGTGGCTTTTAGAGTTTGGTCTTATTTTAGAGGTATTACAGCACCAACTTTTTTTACAATTTCTGGATTAATATTTACATATCTTTTATTAAAAGCAAAAGAAAAAGGCACAGAAAAGCAGCGCATGCGCAAGGGCCTAAATCGTGGTGTAATGCTTATTGGTATTGGTTATTTGCTACGTATGCCTTTTTTAAGTTGGCTGACTGGTTACTTTGATACCTACTTTTTGGTTGTTGATGTATTACAGATTATCGGTTTATCCTTAATCAGTATTGTTGGTTTGTATTATATATGCTTCAAAAATGCAAGGCTTTTTTCTGTAGTGACATTAATTCTTGGCTTTACCATTTTTGTTTGTGAGCCTTTGTATAGAGGTTTGACTTTAGAAAGTATACCGCTTATACTTGCTAATTATGCATCTAAAGCAAATGGTTCGGTATTTACAATCATACCTTGGTTTGGTTATATGTCATTTGGCGCATGTATTGCTACAGCATTTCACAGACATTTAGAAAAGCCCAACTTTAAACCAGTAACACTTTCTGTGTTTTTTATTTTAGGTTATTTTCTTATCGAGTGGTCATCTCACGCTCTATTTTATCTAAAAAAATGGACAGATATTCAGTTATTTTTAGATTCGGCTAATTATAATTATCTATTTTCTAGACTAGGAAATGTTTTTATCTATTTCGCTATTTTTTATGGATTAGAACGGTATTTAAAACCACCATTATTGTTAAAGATTGGTCAAAAAACACTATCTATTTATGTCATACATTTTATAATCATCTATGGCAGTTTTACGGGGTTCGGATTAAGCCAACTTATAGGCAAAAACCTTTCGCCTTGGCAGGCAGTTTTTGGCGCAGCATTATTCTTAATTGTAGTATGTTTTATTTCGTTCTATTATGTAAGGACTAACGCTTATATTTATGGAAAATTAAGGCAATTGTTTTATAAACTGAAAGGAAAACCAAAAGCTTAA
- a CDS encoding alanine/glycine:cation symporter family protein — protein sequence MQTLSQLLSDFSSLAWGLPLLIILIGGGLYLIIRSRFLPFRYLGHAIQVLRGKYDDPNDPGQISHFQALTTALSATVGMGNISGVAVAIAVGGPGAVFWMWVSAVIGMSTKYFTSTLAILYRGKDSAGEVQGGPMYFIVEGLGKHWKPLAVFFSICGMVGALPVFNVNQLTQAVNDILLTPNGVTVTTTTNIIIGIVLIAITGLVILGGIKRIGTVASRLVPSMVFLYFVLVVIILVSHSDVLGYYLKLIFTDAFQANYFPDDQTFMGGVLGALILHGIKRGAFSNEAGIGTAPMAHGAAKTDEPVREGLVAMLGPAIDTLIVCTLTALAILVTGVWETTDNNGVSLTASAFADVMPVYGKYGLLVCITVFSMSSLFSYSYYGTKCMSFLFGADKKHYYNYFYIVSILIGATTTLDMMINLIDGVFALMAIPTMLATIILAPKVIEASKTYFEKLKKEK from the coding sequence ATGCAAACACTTAGCCAACTACTTTCAGATTTTTCGTCATTAGCTTGGGGTTTGCCATTGCTTATTATTTTAATTGGTGGTGGTTTATACCTAATTATTCGTTCACGATTTTTGCCATTTCGTTATCTAGGTCACGCAATACAAGTGTTACGTGGTAAGTACGATGACCCAAATGACCCAGGGCAAATCTCACATTTTCAAGCACTCACCACAGCCTTATCTGCCACTGTTGGTATGGGTAATATCTCTGGTGTTGCTGTAGCTATTGCGGTTGGTGGCCCAGGTGCAGTTTTTTGGATGTGGGTTAGTGCTGTAATTGGTATGAGTACCAAATATTTTACATCAACTCTAGCCATTTTATATCGTGGTAAAGATAGTGCTGGCGAAGTTCAAGGTGGACCTATGTATTTTATTGTAGAAGGTTTAGGTAAACATTGGAAACCATTGGCCGTATTTTTTAGTATATGCGGTATGGTTGGTGCTTTGCCTGTCTTTAATGTCAATCAGTTGACGCAAGCGGTTAATGATATTTTATTGACACCTAACGGAGTTACCGTAACTACTACTACAAATATTATAATTGGTATTGTGCTAATTGCCATTACAGGTTTGGTTATTCTTGGTGGTATAAAGCGTATTGGTACAGTAGCAAGTAGACTGGTACCAAGCATGGTGTTTTTATACTTTGTTTTGGTTGTTATTATTTTGGTGAGTCATAGCGATGTTTTAGGTTATTATTTAAAGTTAATTTTTACTGATGCATTTCAAGCTAATTATTTTCCGGATGACCAAACATTTATGGGTGGTGTTCTTGGTGCTTTAATATTACATGGTATAAAGCGTGGCGCATTTTCTAATGAAGCTGGTATTGGTACAGCGCCAATGGCGCATGGTGCCGCAAAAACTGATGAGCCAGTAAGAGAAGGTTTGGTTGCCATGTTAGGTCCAGCAATAGATACATTAATTGTATGTACACTTACGGCTTTAGCTATCTTAGTAACAGGTGTTTGGGAAACAACTGATAATAACGGTGTAAGTCTAACAGCTTCAGCATTTGCAGATGTCATGCCAGTTTATGGTAAATATGGTTTGTTGGTATGTATTACGGTTTTTAGTATGAGCTCTTTGTTCTCATATTCCTACTACGGTACAAAATGTATGTCTTTTTTGTTTGGTGCAGATAAAAAGCACTATTACAACTATTTTTATATTGTAAGTATTCTAATCGGTGCTACTACGACCTTGGATATGATGATTAATCTTATCGATGGCGTATTTGCTCTTATGGCAATTCCTACGATGTTAGCTACAATAATTTTAGCACCTAAGGTAATTGAGGCTTCCAAGACGTATTTTGAAAAGTTGAAAAAGGAAAAATAG
- a CDS encoding DUF4212 domain-containing protein — protein MTNKEKAKSYWKENIRYVLILLLIWFLVSFGAGVILKDALNTIKIGGFKLGFWFAQQGSMYVFVVLIFVYVYLMNKLDKKYGYDK, from the coding sequence ATGACAAATAAAGAAAAGGCCAAATCCTATTGGAAAGAGAACATTAGATATGTTCTTATATTATTACTTATTTGGTTCTTAGTATCCTTTGGTGCTGGTGTTATACTAAAAGATGCATTGAATACTATTAAAATAGGAGGATTTAAACTTGGTTTTTGGTTTGCACAACAAGGCTCGATGTATGTTTTTGTAGTCTTAATTTTTGTATATGTTTATTTGATGAATAAACTAGATAAAAAATATGGTTATGATAAATAG
- a CDS encoding sodium:solute symporter family protein, translating to MDVQTWTYILVGITFALYIGIAIWSRAGSTKDFYVAGGGVSPLANGMATAADWMSAASFISMAGIISFAGYDGAVYLMGWTGGYVLLALLLAPYLRKFGKFTVPDFIGDRYYSKTARVVAVFCALLVSFTYVAGQMRGVGIVFSRFLEVDINIGVIIGMLIVLFYAVLGGMKGITYTQVAQYCVLIFAFMVPAIFISIQMTGNPIPQLGFGSELADGSGTFLLDKLDGLSTELGFSEYTEGSKSTLDVFAITLALMVGTAGLPHVIVRFFTVKNVKDARKSAGIALLLIVILYTTAPAVAAFARTNMIETVSNQSYADVPEWFKKWETTGLITYEDKNKDGIIQYVADANANELVVDRDIMVLANPEIAELPNWVIALVAAGGLAAALSTAAGLLLVISASVSHDLIKKIIKPSISEKSELVAARLSAVGAVCVAGYFGINPPGFVAAVVALAFGLAAASFFPAIILGIFYKKMNKEGAIAGMIVGITTMLLYMMKYKLGWFDEIVPDKSEWWFGISPEGFGSIAMCLNFIVSIVILQFTKSPPKEVQDIVENIRIPSGAGEASSH from the coding sequence ATAGATGTCCAAACATGGACCTACATCCTAGTTGGAATTACATTTGCATTATATATTGGTATTGCAATTTGGTCAAGAGCAGGATCTACAAAAGATTTCTATGTCGCTGGCGGAGGTGTTTCTCCATTAGCTAACGGAATGGCAACTGCCGCAGATTGGATGAGTGCCGCATCTTTTATATCTATGGCAGGTATTATTTCATTTGCTGGATATGATGGTGCAGTTTATTTGATGGGTTGGACAGGCGGATATGTTTTGCTAGCCTTATTATTAGCACCATACTTAAGAAAGTTTGGAAAGTTTACAGTACCAGATTTTATAGGTGATCGTTATTATTCTAAAACAGCACGTGTTGTTGCTGTATTTTGTGCACTACTAGTATCTTTTACATATGTTGCAGGGCAAATGCGAGGTGTTGGTATTGTTTTTTCACGTTTCTTAGAAGTAGACATTAATATAGGAGTAATAATTGGGATGCTCATTGTTTTATTTTACGCAGTACTTGGCGGTATGAAAGGCATAACCTATACTCAAGTTGCTCAGTATTGTGTATTGATTTTTGCCTTTATGGTACCTGCAATTTTCATTTCAATACAAATGACGGGTAATCCAATTCCGCAATTAGGATTTGGTAGCGAATTAGCTGATGGTTCTGGCACATTTCTCTTAGATAAATTAGATGGATTAAGTACAGAGCTTGGTTTTTCTGAATATACCGAAGGTTCAAAATCTACTTTAGACGTTTTTGCTATAACCTTAGCATTAATGGTTGGTACTGCAGGATTACCTCATGTAATCGTTAGATTTTTTACCGTAAAAAATGTTAAGGATGCAAGAAAATCAGCAGGAATAGCCTTATTACTTATTGTTATCTTATATACTACTGCACCTGCAGTTGCTGCTTTTGCGCGTACTAATATGATTGAAACAGTTTCAAATCAATCGTACGCAGATGTACCCGAGTGGTTTAAGAAGTGGGAAACAACAGGCTTAATTACCTATGAAGACAAAAATAAAGATGGGATCATTCAATATGTAGCTGATGCCAATGCAAATGAGTTAGTTGTTGATAGAGATATCATGGTTTTAGCAAATCCTGAAATTGCAGAACTACCTAATTGGGTAATAGCTTTAGTAGCAGCTGGTGGTTTAGCTGCAGCATTATCTACAGCAGCAGGACTTCTATTAGTAATTTCTGCTTCTGTATCACATGATTTAATTAAGAAAATAATAAAGCCATCAATATCTGAAAAATCCGAATTAGTCGCTGCGCGTTTATCAGCAGTTGGCGCTGTTTGTGTAGCTGGCTATTTTGGTATAAATCCTCCTGGATTTGTTGCTGCAGTCGTTGCATTAGCGTTTGGACTTGCAGCTGCATCCTTTTTTCCAGCTATTATTTTGGGGATTTTTTATAAAAAAATGAATAAAGAAGGTGCAATAGCAGGTATGATAGTTGGGATTACTACAATGCTATTGTATATGATGAAATATAAACTAGGCTGGTTCGATGAAATTGTACCAGATAAAAGTGAATGGTGGTTTGGAATTTCGCCAGAAGGCTTTGGTAGTATCGCTATGTGTCTTAATTTTATTGTTTCGATAGTTATACTACAATTCACCAAATCACCACCAAAAGAGGTTCAGGATATTGTAGAAAATATAAGAATACCAAGTGGAGCAGGCGAAGCTTCAAGTCATTAA
- the acs gene encoding acetate--CoA ligase: MSNYHIKHLEEYFQVYKKSVENPENFWEEIAEEHFVWRKKWDSVLSWDFKKPVVKWFEGAKLNITENCLDRHLLSRGDKTAILFEPNDPNEGPQYITYKQLHKRVCKMANVLKDKGVKKGDRVCIYLPMIPELVYSVLACARIGAVHSVVFAGFSSSALATRINDCDCKTVITSDGSYRGAKTIDLKGIVDKALDDCPNVNSVLVAKRINSDVEMKEGRDYWLQPLLDEAYGDCNIEIMDAEDPLFILYTSGSTGMPKGMLHTTAGYMVYSSYTFKNVFNYTENDVYWCSADVGWITGHSYIIYGPLCNGATSVLFEGVPSYPDYSRFWEIVEKHKVNQFYTAPTAIRALAKEGLEYTQKHELSSLKVLGTVGEPINEEAWHWYDDNIGKNQAPIVDTYFQTENGGIMLTPIPYVTPTKPTYATLPFIGIQPCLMDEEGKEISGNQVSGRLCIKFPWPSIARTIYGNHQRYRETYFTAFEGKYFTGDGALRDEVGYYRITGRVDDVIIVSGHNLGTAPIEDAINEHPAVAESAIVGFPHDVKGNALYGYVILKEVGEKRDHDNLRAEINQIITEQIGPIAKLDKIQFTKGLPKTRSGKIMRRILRKIACDEADQLGDISTLLNPEVVDSIVKNTL, from the coding sequence ATGAGTAATTATCATATAAAACATCTCGAAGAATACTTTCAAGTTTATAAAAAATCAGTAGAGAATCCCGAAAATTTCTGGGAAGAAATAGCAGAAGAGCATTTTGTATGGCGAAAAAAATGGGATAGTGTGCTCAGTTGGGACTTCAAAAAACCTGTAGTCAAATGGTTTGAAGGCGCAAAACTGAATATTACTGAAAATTGCTTAGACCGTCATTTATTGTCTCGAGGTGACAAAACTGCTATTCTTTTTGAGCCCAATGATCCCAACGAAGGTCCTCAATATATTACTTACAAACAATTGCACAAGCGTGTTTGTAAAATGGCAAATGTCCTAAAAGATAAAGGCGTCAAAAAGGGCGACCGAGTTTGTATCTATTTACCAATGATACCAGAATTAGTTTATTCTGTTTTAGCATGTGCGCGCATAGGTGCTGTCCATTCTGTAGTTTTTGCAGGGTTTTCTTCATCAGCATTAGCAACCCGAATTAATGATTGTGATTGTAAAACTGTTATAACAAGTGATGGTTCTTATCGTGGTGCTAAAACCATAGATTTAAAAGGCATTGTAGACAAAGCTTTAGATGACTGCCCCAATGTCAATTCTGTTTTAGTTGCAAAACGTATCAATTCTGATGTAGAAATGAAAGAAGGACGTGACTATTGGTTACAGCCACTTTTAGATGAAGCTTATGGTGATTGTAATATTGAAATAATGGATGCTGAAGATCCTTTATTCATTTTATATACATCAGGTTCTACAGGAATGCCTAAAGGTATGTTACATACAACAGCTGGTTACATGGTATATTCTTCTTATACATTCAAAAATGTTTTTAATTATACCGAAAATGATGTGTATTGGTGTTCAGCTGATGTGGGTTGGATTACTGGGCATAGTTATATTATTTATGGGCCATTATGTAATGGAGCTACATCAGTATTATTTGAAGGCGTTCCGAGTTACCCTGATTACAGTCGCTTTTGGGAAATAGTAGAAAAGCATAAAGTAAATCAGTTCTACACTGCACCTACTGCCATTAGGGCTCTTGCTAAAGAAGGCTTAGAGTATACTCAAAAACACGAACTATCTTCACTTAAAGTATTAGGTACTGTTGGTGAGCCTATTAACGAAGAAGCATGGCATTGGTATGATGATAATATTGGAAAAAATCAAGCACCTATTGTTGATACCTATTTTCAAACTGAAAATGGAGGTATTATGTTAACGCCTATTCCTTATGTAACACCAACAAAACCCACTTATGCAACATTGCCCTTTATAGGAATCCAGCCTTGTTTAATGGACGAAGAAGGTAAAGAGATTTCAGGAAATCAAGTAAGTGGTCGTCTTTGCATTAAATTTCCATGGCCAAGTATTGCTAGGACTATTTACGGAAATCATCAACGCTATAGAGAAACTTATTTTACAGCTTTTGAAGGTAAATATTTTACAGGTGATGGCGCATTGAGAGATGAGGTTGGTTATTACAGAATCACTGGTCGTGTGGACGATGTTATTATAGTCTCGGGTCATAACCTAGGAACAGCACCTATTGAAGATGCTATTAACGAACATCCTGCAGTAGCTGAATCTGCAATAGTCGGTTTTCCTCATGATGTAAAAGGAAATGCCTTATATGGATATGTAATCTTAAAAGAAGTAGGAGAGAAACGCGACCATGATAATCTTAGAGCAGAAATAAACCAGATTATTACAGAGCAAATTGGACCGATTGCTAAGTTAGATAAAATTCAATTCACTAAAGGTTTGCCTAAAACACGTTCGGGTAAAATTATGCGTCGTATTTTAAGAAAGATTGCTTGTGATGAAGCTGACCAATTAGGTGATATCAGTACGTTATTAAACCCTGAGGTAGTTGATTCTATTGTAAAAAACACTCTATAA
- a CDS encoding toxin-antitoxin system YwqK family antitoxin — protein sequence MKSFLCFFIFFTLTINCHAQKSFTNYHNNGNISEKGNIKNGKKVGDYISYYISGNPKMEAKFIAGFMIEKKEYNESGRLIKSGYMVNGSDKFQVINYDSHGHILSKGFLDNKGLRTGEWNVFSVEKNIYQTHIYDEGLIITHP from the coding sequence ATGAAATCATTTTTATGTTTTTTTATTTTCTTCACACTGACTATAAATTGTCATGCTCAAAAATCTTTCACTAACTATCATAATAACGGAAATATTTCAGAAAAAGGTAATATCAAAAATGGAAAAAAAGTAGGTGACTACATATCGTATTATATAAGTGGAAACCCTAAGATGGAGGCAAAATTTATTGCGGGTTTTATGATTGAGAAAAAAGAGTATAATGAATCTGGAAGACTAATAAAATCTGGATATATGGTTAATGGTAGCGATAAATTTCAAGTCATTAATTATGATTCCCATGGCCATATTTTGAGCAAAGGTTTTTTAGACAATAAAGGGTTAAGAACTGGAGAATGGAACGTATTTAGTGTTGAAAAGAACATTTACCAAACTCATATTTATGATGAAGGATTAATAATTACTCATCCTTAG